One segment of Urocitellus parryii isolate mUroPar1 chromosome 5, mUroPar1.hap1, whole genome shotgun sequence DNA contains the following:
- the Itga7 gene encoding integrin alpha-7 isoform X1 yields MAGARSCDSWGPPGICCLLGFLFAGLLFPRAVAFNLDVMGALRKEGEPGSLFGFSVALHRQLQPRPQSWLLVGAPQALALPGQQANRTGGLFACPLSLEETDCYRVDIDRGADVQKESKENQWLGVSVRSQGPGGKIVTCAHRYESRQRVDQILETRDVIGRCFVLSQDLAIRDELDGGEWKFCEGRPQGHEQFGFCQQGTAAAFSPDSHYLLFGAPGTYNWKGTARVELCVQGSADLAHLDDGPYEAGGEKEQDPRLIPVPANSYFGFSIDSGKGLVRAEELSFVAGAPRANHKGAVVILRKDSASRLVPEVMLSGERLTSGFGYSLAVADLNNDGWPDLIVGAPYFFERQEELGGAVYVYMNQGGHWTGVSPLRLCGSPDSMFGISLAVLGDLNQDGFPDIAVGAPFDGDGKVFIYHGSSLGVVIKPSQVLEGEAVGIKSFGYSLSGGLDVDGNHYPDLLVGSLADTVALFRARPVLHVSHEVFIAPRAIDLEQPNCAGGHSVCVDLRICFSYIAVPSSYSPTVALDYVLDGDTDRRLRGQVPRVTFLSRSPDDPKHQASGTVWLKYQHDRVCGDTMFQLQDNVKDKLRAIVVTLSYSLQTPRLRRQALGQGLPPVAPILNAHQPSTQRAEIHFLKQGCGEDKICQSNLQLVHARFCARVSDTEFQPLPMDVDGTTALFALSGQPVIGLELMVTNLPSNPAQPQADGDDAHEAQLLVTLPASLHYSGVRALDPVEKPLCLSNENASHVECELGNPMKRGAQVTFYLILSTSGITIETTELEVELLLATISEQELHPVSARARVFIELPLSIAGVAVPQQLFFSGVVRGESAMRSERDVGSKVKYEVTVSNQGQSLNTLGSAFLNIMWPHEIANGKWLLYPMRVELEGGQGPGQKGLCSPRPNILRLDVDSRDRRRRELEQPEQQEPREQLAPTTSWWPVSSAEKKKNVTLDCARGTANCVVFSCPLYSFDRAAVLHVWGRLWNSTFLEEYSAVKSLEVIVRANITVKSSIKNLLLKDASTVIPVMVYLDPMAVVAEGVPWWVILLAVLAGLLVLALLVLLLWKMGFFKRAKHPEATVPQYHAVKIPREDRQQFKEEKTGTILRNNWGSPRRESPDAHPILAADGHPELGPEVHPVPGTA; encoded by the exons ATGGCCGGGGCTCGGAGCTGCGATTCTTGGGGGCCCCCTGGGATTTGCTGTCTTCTTGGTTTCTTGTTCGCCGGACTGCTTTTTCCACGGGCTGTCGCCTTCAATCTGGATGTGATGGGCGCTCTGCGCAAGGAAGGAGAGCCAGGCAGCCTCTTCGGCTTCTCTGTGGCCCTGCATCGGCAGTTGCAGCCCCGACCCCAGAGCTG GCTGCTGGTGGGTGCTCCCCAGGCCCTAGCTCTTCCTGGGCAGCAGGCAAATCGCACTGGAGGCCTCTTCGCTTGCCCTCTGAGCCTGGAGGAGACTGACTGCTACAGAGTGGACATTGATCGAGGAG CTGATGTGCAAAAGGAAAGCAAGGAGAACCAGTGGTTGGGAGTCAGTGTTCGGAGCCAGGGACCTGGGGGCAAGATTGTC ACCTGTGCACATCGATATGAGTCGAGGCAGCGAGTAGACCAGATCCTGGAGACGAGGGATGTGATCGGTCGATGCTTTGTGCTAAGCCAGGACTTGGCCATCCGTGATGAGCTGGATGGTGGGGAGTGGAAGTTCTGTGAGGGGCGCCCCCAGGGCCACGAACAATTTGGTTTCTGCCAGCAGGGCACAGCTGCTGCCTTCTCCCCCGACAGCCACTACCTCCTCTTTGGGGCTCCAGGAACTTATAATTGGAAGG GCACAGCCAGGGTGGAGCTCTGTGTGCAGGGCTCAGCGGACCTGGCACACCTGGACGACGGGCCCTACGAGGCGGGGGGTGAGAAGGAGCAGGACCCCCGCCTCATCCCGGTCCCTGCCAACAGCTACTTTG GATTCTCCATTGACTCTGGGAAGGGTCTGGTGCGAGCAGAAGAGCTGAGCTTTGTGGCAGGGGCCCCCCGTGCCAACCACAAGGGTGCTGTAGTCATTCTGCGCAAAGACAGTGCCAGTCGCCTAGTACCCGAAGTGATGCTCTCTGGAGAGCGTCTGACCTCTGGCTTTGGCTACTCGCTGGCTGTGGCAGATCTGAATAATGATGG CTGGCCAGACCTGATAGTGGGTGCCCCTTACTTCTTTGAGCGCCAAGAAGAGCTGGGGGGAGCTGTGTATGTGTACATGAACCAGGGTGGTCACTGGACAGGGGTCTCCCCACTCCGGCTCTGTGGTTCCCCTGACTCCATGTTCGGGATCAGCTTGGCTGTCCTGGGGGACCTCAACCAAGATGGCTTCCCAG ATATCGCTGTGGGAGCGCCCTTTGATGGGGATGGGAAGGTCTTTATCTACCATGGGAGCAGCCTGGGGGTGGTCATCAAACCTTCACAG GTGCTGGAGGGCGAGGCTGTGGGCATCAAGAGCTTTGGCTACTCTCTGTCGGGTGGCCTGGATGTGGATGGGAACCATTACCCTGACCTGCTGGTGGGCTCCCTGGCGGACACTGTTGCACTCTTCAG GGCCAGGCCTGTTCTCCACGTCTCCCACGAGGTCTTCATTGCTCCCCGAGCCATCGACTTAGAACAGCCCAACTGTGCTGGTGGCCACTCAGTCTG TGTGGACCTAAGGATCTGTTTCAGCTATATTGCAGTCCCCAGCAGCTACAGCCCTACTGTGG CCCTGGATTATGTATTAGATGGGGACACAGATAGGAGGCTCCGGGGCCAGGTTCCGCGTGTGACCTTCCTGAGCCGTAGCCCAGATGACCCTAAGCACCAGGCCTCAGGCACTGTGTGGCTGAAGTACCAGCATGACCGAGTCTGTGGAGACACCATGTTCCAGCTTCAG GACAATGTCAAAGACAAACTTCGGGCCATTGTGGTGACCTTGTCCTATAGTCTCCAGACCCCTCGGCTCCGGCGACAGGCTCTTGGCCAGGGACTGCCCCCAGTGGCCCCCATCCTCAATGCCCACCAGCCCAGCACCCAGCGGGCAGAG ATCCACTTTCTGAAGCAAGGCTGTGGTGAAGACAAGATTTGTCAGAGCAATCTGCAGCTGGTGCATGCCCGTTTCTGTGCCCGGGTCAGCGACACAGAGTTTCAGCCTCTGCCCAT GGATGTGGATGGAACAACGGCCCTGTTTGCACTGAGTGGGCAGCCAGTCATTGGCCTTGAGCTGATGGTCACCAACCTGCCCTCCAACCCCGCCCAGCCCCAGGCTGATGGGGACGATGCTCATGAAGCCCAGCTCCTGGTCACCCTCCCTGCCTCACTGCACTATTCAGGAGTCCGGGCCCTGGATCCTGTG GAAAAGCCGCTCTGCCTGTCCAATGAGAATGCCTCCCATGTCGAGTGTGAGCTGGGGAACCCTATGAAGAGAGGTGCCCAG GTCACCTTCTACCTCATCCTCAGCACCTCTGGGATCACCATTGAGACCACAGAACTGGAAGTAGAGCTGCTGTTGGCCAC GATCAGTGAGCAGGAGCTGCATCCAGTGTCTGCTCGAGCCCGTGTCTTCATTGAGCTGCCTCTGTCCATCGCAGG GGTGGCTGTACCACAGCAACTCTTCTTCTCCGGTGTGGTGAGGGGTGAGAGTGCTATGCGGTCTGAGCGGGATGTGGGCAGCAAGGTCAAGTATGAGGTCACG GTCTCCAACCAAGGCCAGTCGCTCAACACCCTGGGCTCCGCCTTCCTCAACATCATGTGGCCCCACGAGATTGCCAATGGGAAGTGGCTGTTGTATCCCATGCGAGTGGAGCTGGAGGGCGGTCAGGGGCCTGGGCAGAAAGGGCTCTGTTCCCCCAGGCCCAACATCCTCCGCCTG GATGTGGACAGTAGGGATAGGAGGCGACGAGAGCTGGAGCAGCCGGAGCAGCAGGAGCCTCGTGAGCAGCTGGCACCTACCACGTCCTGGTGGCCAGTGTCCTCTGCTGAGAAGAAGAAAAACGTCACCCTG GACTGCGCCCGGGGTACTGCCAACTGTGTGGTGTTCAGCTGTCCACTCTATAGCTTTGACCGTGCAGCTGTGCTGCACGTCTGGGGCCGCCTGTGGAATAGCACCTTTCTGGAG GAGTACTCAGCTGTGAAGTCCCTGGAAGTGATTGTCCGAGCCAACATCACAGTGAAGTCCTCCATCAAGAACTTGCTGCTCAAAGATGCCTCCACTGTG ATTCCAGTGATGGTATACTTAGACCCCATGGCTGTGGTGGCAGAAGGAGTCCCCTGGTGGGTCATCCTCCTGGCTGTGCTGGCCGGACTGCTGGTGCTAGCGCTGCTGGTGCTGCTCCTGTGGAAG ATGGGATTCTTCAAGCGGGCAAAGCACCCCGAGGCCACAGTGCCCCAGTACCATGCAGTGAAGATCCCCCGTGAAGACCGGCAACAGTTCAAGGAAGAGAAGACAGGGACCATCTTGAGGAACAACTGGGGCAGTCCCCGACGGGAAAGTCCTGACGCACACCCCATCCTGGCTGCGGATGGGCACCCTGAGCTGGGCCCTGAGGTGcaccctgtgccaggcactgcctAG
- the Itga7 gene encoding integrin alpha-7 isoform X5 gives MAGARSCDSWGPPGICCLLGFLFAGLLFPRAVAFNLDVMGALRKEGEPGSLFGFSVALHRQLQPRPQSWLLVGAPQALALPGQQANRTGGLFACPLSLEETDCYRVDIDRGADVQKESKENQWLGVSVRSQGPGGKIVTCAHRYESRQRVDQILETRDVIGRCFVLSQDLAIRDELDGGEWKFCEGRPQGHEQFGFCQQGTAAAFSPDSHYLLFGAPGTYNWKGTARVELCVQGSADLAHLDDGPYEAGGEKEQDPRLIPVPANSYFGFSIDSGKGLVRAEELSFVAGAPRANHKGAVVILRKDSASRLVPEVMLSGERLTSGFGYSLAVADLNNDGWPDLIVGAPYFFERQEELGGAVYVYMNQGGHWTGVSPLRLCGSPDSMFGISLAVLGDLNQDGFPDIAVGAPFDGDGKVFIYHGSSLGVVIKPSQVLEGEAVGIKSFGYSLSGGLDVDGNHYPDLLVGSLADTVALFRARPVLHVSHEVFIAPRAIDLEQPNCAGGHSVCVDLRICFSYIAVPSSYSPTVALDYVLDGDTDRRLRGQVPRVTFLSRSPDDPKHQASGTVWLKYQHDRVCGDTMFQLQDNVKDKLRAIVVTLSYSLQTPRLRRQALGQGLPPVAPILNAHQPSTQRAEIHFLKQGCGEDKICQSNLQLVHARFCARVSDTEFQPLPMDVDGTTALFALSGQPVIGLELMVTNLPSNPAQPQADGDDAHEAQLLVTLPASLHYSGVRALDPVEKPLCLSNENASHVECELGNPMKRGAQVTFYLILSTSGITIETTELEVELLLATISEQELHPVSARARVFIELPLSIAGVAVPQQLFFSGVVRGESAMRSERDVGSKVKYEVTVSNQGQSLNTLGSAFLNIMWPHEIANGKWLLYPMRVELEGGQGPGQKGLCSPRPNILRLDVDSRDRRRRELEQPEQQEPREQLAPTTSWWPVSSAEKKKNVTLDCARGTANCVVFSCPLYSFDRAAVLHVWGRLWNSTFLEEYSAVKSLEVIVRANITVKSSIKNLLLKDASTVIPVMVYLDPMAVVAEGVPWWVILLAVLAGLLVLALLVLLLWKCGFFHRSSQSSSFPTNYHRAHLAVQPSAMEVGGPGTVG, from the exons ATGGCCGGGGCTCGGAGCTGCGATTCTTGGGGGCCCCCTGGGATTTGCTGTCTTCTTGGTTTCTTGTTCGCCGGACTGCTTTTTCCACGGGCTGTCGCCTTCAATCTGGATGTGATGGGCGCTCTGCGCAAGGAAGGAGAGCCAGGCAGCCTCTTCGGCTTCTCTGTGGCCCTGCATCGGCAGTTGCAGCCCCGACCCCAGAGCTG GCTGCTGGTGGGTGCTCCCCAGGCCCTAGCTCTTCCTGGGCAGCAGGCAAATCGCACTGGAGGCCTCTTCGCTTGCCCTCTGAGCCTGGAGGAGACTGACTGCTACAGAGTGGACATTGATCGAGGAG CTGATGTGCAAAAGGAAAGCAAGGAGAACCAGTGGTTGGGAGTCAGTGTTCGGAGCCAGGGACCTGGGGGCAAGATTGTC ACCTGTGCACATCGATATGAGTCGAGGCAGCGAGTAGACCAGATCCTGGAGACGAGGGATGTGATCGGTCGATGCTTTGTGCTAAGCCAGGACTTGGCCATCCGTGATGAGCTGGATGGTGGGGAGTGGAAGTTCTGTGAGGGGCGCCCCCAGGGCCACGAACAATTTGGTTTCTGCCAGCAGGGCACAGCTGCTGCCTTCTCCCCCGACAGCCACTACCTCCTCTTTGGGGCTCCAGGAACTTATAATTGGAAGG GCACAGCCAGGGTGGAGCTCTGTGTGCAGGGCTCAGCGGACCTGGCACACCTGGACGACGGGCCCTACGAGGCGGGGGGTGAGAAGGAGCAGGACCCCCGCCTCATCCCGGTCCCTGCCAACAGCTACTTTG GATTCTCCATTGACTCTGGGAAGGGTCTGGTGCGAGCAGAAGAGCTGAGCTTTGTGGCAGGGGCCCCCCGTGCCAACCACAAGGGTGCTGTAGTCATTCTGCGCAAAGACAGTGCCAGTCGCCTAGTACCCGAAGTGATGCTCTCTGGAGAGCGTCTGACCTCTGGCTTTGGCTACTCGCTGGCTGTGGCAGATCTGAATAATGATGG CTGGCCAGACCTGATAGTGGGTGCCCCTTACTTCTTTGAGCGCCAAGAAGAGCTGGGGGGAGCTGTGTATGTGTACATGAACCAGGGTGGTCACTGGACAGGGGTCTCCCCACTCCGGCTCTGTGGTTCCCCTGACTCCATGTTCGGGATCAGCTTGGCTGTCCTGGGGGACCTCAACCAAGATGGCTTCCCAG ATATCGCTGTGGGAGCGCCCTTTGATGGGGATGGGAAGGTCTTTATCTACCATGGGAGCAGCCTGGGGGTGGTCATCAAACCTTCACAG GTGCTGGAGGGCGAGGCTGTGGGCATCAAGAGCTTTGGCTACTCTCTGTCGGGTGGCCTGGATGTGGATGGGAACCATTACCCTGACCTGCTGGTGGGCTCCCTGGCGGACACTGTTGCACTCTTCAG GGCCAGGCCTGTTCTCCACGTCTCCCACGAGGTCTTCATTGCTCCCCGAGCCATCGACTTAGAACAGCCCAACTGTGCTGGTGGCCACTCAGTCTG TGTGGACCTAAGGATCTGTTTCAGCTATATTGCAGTCCCCAGCAGCTACAGCCCTACTGTGG CCCTGGATTATGTATTAGATGGGGACACAGATAGGAGGCTCCGGGGCCAGGTTCCGCGTGTGACCTTCCTGAGCCGTAGCCCAGATGACCCTAAGCACCAGGCCTCAGGCACTGTGTGGCTGAAGTACCAGCATGACCGAGTCTGTGGAGACACCATGTTCCAGCTTCAG GACAATGTCAAAGACAAACTTCGGGCCATTGTGGTGACCTTGTCCTATAGTCTCCAGACCCCTCGGCTCCGGCGACAGGCTCTTGGCCAGGGACTGCCCCCAGTGGCCCCCATCCTCAATGCCCACCAGCCCAGCACCCAGCGGGCAGAG ATCCACTTTCTGAAGCAAGGCTGTGGTGAAGACAAGATTTGTCAGAGCAATCTGCAGCTGGTGCATGCCCGTTTCTGTGCCCGGGTCAGCGACACAGAGTTTCAGCCTCTGCCCAT GGATGTGGATGGAACAACGGCCCTGTTTGCACTGAGTGGGCAGCCAGTCATTGGCCTTGAGCTGATGGTCACCAACCTGCCCTCCAACCCCGCCCAGCCCCAGGCTGATGGGGACGATGCTCATGAAGCCCAGCTCCTGGTCACCCTCCCTGCCTCACTGCACTATTCAGGAGTCCGGGCCCTGGATCCTGTG GAAAAGCCGCTCTGCCTGTCCAATGAGAATGCCTCCCATGTCGAGTGTGAGCTGGGGAACCCTATGAAGAGAGGTGCCCAG GTCACCTTCTACCTCATCCTCAGCACCTCTGGGATCACCATTGAGACCACAGAACTGGAAGTAGAGCTGCTGTTGGCCAC GATCAGTGAGCAGGAGCTGCATCCAGTGTCTGCTCGAGCCCGTGTCTTCATTGAGCTGCCTCTGTCCATCGCAGG GGTGGCTGTACCACAGCAACTCTTCTTCTCCGGTGTGGTGAGGGGTGAGAGTGCTATGCGGTCTGAGCGGGATGTGGGCAGCAAGGTCAAGTATGAGGTCACG GTCTCCAACCAAGGCCAGTCGCTCAACACCCTGGGCTCCGCCTTCCTCAACATCATGTGGCCCCACGAGATTGCCAATGGGAAGTGGCTGTTGTATCCCATGCGAGTGGAGCTGGAGGGCGGTCAGGGGCCTGGGCAGAAAGGGCTCTGTTCCCCCAGGCCCAACATCCTCCGCCTG GATGTGGACAGTAGGGATAGGAGGCGACGAGAGCTGGAGCAGCCGGAGCAGCAGGAGCCTCGTGAGCAGCTGGCACCTACCACGTCCTGGTGGCCAGTGTCCTCTGCTGAGAAGAAGAAAAACGTCACCCTG GACTGCGCCCGGGGTACTGCCAACTGTGTGGTGTTCAGCTGTCCACTCTATAGCTTTGACCGTGCAGCTGTGCTGCACGTCTGGGGCCGCCTGTGGAATAGCACCTTTCTGGAG GAGTACTCAGCTGTGAAGTCCCTGGAAGTGATTGTCCGAGCCAACATCACAGTGAAGTCCTCCATCAAGAACTTGCTGCTCAAAGATGCCTCCACTGTG ATTCCAGTGATGGTATACTTAGACCCCATGGCTGTGGTGGCAGAAGGAGTCCCCTGGTGGGTCATCCTCCTGGCTGTGCTGGCCGGACTGCTGGTGCTAGCGCTGCTGGTGCTGCTCCTGTGGAAG TGTGGCTTCTTCCATCGGAGCAGTCAGAGCTCATCTTTCCCCACCAACTATCACAGAGCCCATCTGGCTGTACAGCCGTCGGCCATGGAAGTTGGGGGTCCAGGGACTGTGGGGTAA
- the Itga7 gene encoding integrin alpha-7 isoform X2 yields MAGARSCDSWGPPGICCLLGFLFAGLLFPRAVAFNLDVMGALRKEGEPGSLFGFSVALHRQLQPRPQSWLLVGAPQALALPGQQANRTGGLFACPLSLEETDCYRVDIDRGADVQKESKENQWLGVSVRSQGPGGKIVTCAHRYESRQRVDQILETRDVIGRCFVLSQDLAIRDELDGGEWKFCEGRPQGHEQFGFCQQGTAAAFSPDSHYLLFGAPGTYNWKGLLFVTNIDSSDPDQLVYKTLDPADRLPGPAGDLALNSYLGFSIDSGKGLVRAEELSFVAGAPRANHKGAVVILRKDSASRLVPEVMLSGERLTSGFGYSLAVADLNNDGWPDLIVGAPYFFERQEELGGAVYVYMNQGGHWTGVSPLRLCGSPDSMFGISLAVLGDLNQDGFPDIAVGAPFDGDGKVFIYHGSSLGVVIKPSQVLEGEAVGIKSFGYSLSGGLDVDGNHYPDLLVGSLADTVALFRARPVLHVSHEVFIAPRAIDLEQPNCAGGHSVCVDLRICFSYIAVPSSYSPTVALDYVLDGDTDRRLRGQVPRVTFLSRSPDDPKHQASGTVWLKYQHDRVCGDTMFQLQDNVKDKLRAIVVTLSYSLQTPRLRRQALGQGLPPVAPILNAHQPSTQRAEIHFLKQGCGEDKICQSNLQLVHARFCARVSDTEFQPLPMDVDGTTALFALSGQPVIGLELMVTNLPSNPAQPQADGDDAHEAQLLVTLPASLHYSGVRALDPVEKPLCLSNENASHVECELGNPMKRGAQVTFYLILSTSGITIETTELEVELLLATISEQELHPVSARARVFIELPLSIAGVAVPQQLFFSGVVRGESAMRSERDVGSKVKYEVTVSNQGQSLNTLGSAFLNIMWPHEIANGKWLLYPMRVELEGGQGPGQKGLCSPRPNILRLDVDSRDRRRRELEQPEQQEPREQLAPTTSWWPVSSAEKKKNVTLDCARGTANCVVFSCPLYSFDRAAVLHVWGRLWNSTFLEEYSAVKSLEVIVRANITVKSSIKNLLLKDASTVIPVMVYLDPMAVVAEGVPWWVILLAVLAGLLVLALLVLLLWKMGFFKRAKHPEATVPQYHAVKIPREDRQQFKEEKTGTILRNNWGSPRRESPDAHPILAADGHPELGPEVHPVPGTA; encoded by the exons ATGGCCGGGGCTCGGAGCTGCGATTCTTGGGGGCCCCCTGGGATTTGCTGTCTTCTTGGTTTCTTGTTCGCCGGACTGCTTTTTCCACGGGCTGTCGCCTTCAATCTGGATGTGATGGGCGCTCTGCGCAAGGAAGGAGAGCCAGGCAGCCTCTTCGGCTTCTCTGTGGCCCTGCATCGGCAGTTGCAGCCCCGACCCCAGAGCTG GCTGCTGGTGGGTGCTCCCCAGGCCCTAGCTCTTCCTGGGCAGCAGGCAAATCGCACTGGAGGCCTCTTCGCTTGCCCTCTGAGCCTGGAGGAGACTGACTGCTACAGAGTGGACATTGATCGAGGAG CTGATGTGCAAAAGGAAAGCAAGGAGAACCAGTGGTTGGGAGTCAGTGTTCGGAGCCAGGGACCTGGGGGCAAGATTGTC ACCTGTGCACATCGATATGAGTCGAGGCAGCGAGTAGACCAGATCCTGGAGACGAGGGATGTGATCGGTCGATGCTTTGTGCTAAGCCAGGACTTGGCCATCCGTGATGAGCTGGATGGTGGGGAGTGGAAGTTCTGTGAGGGGCGCCCCCAGGGCCACGAACAATTTGGTTTCTGCCAGCAGGGCACAGCTGCTGCCTTCTCCCCCGACAGCCACTACCTCCTCTTTGGGGCTCCAGGAACTTATAATTGGAAGG GGTTGCTTTTTGTGACCAACATTGATAGCTCAGACCCTGACCAGCTGGTGTATAAAACTTTGGATCCTGCTGACCGGCTTCCAGGACCAGCCGGAGACTTGGCCTTGAATAGCTACTTAG GATTCTCCATTGACTCTGGGAAGGGTCTGGTGCGAGCAGAAGAGCTGAGCTTTGTGGCAGGGGCCCCCCGTGCCAACCACAAGGGTGCTGTAGTCATTCTGCGCAAAGACAGTGCCAGTCGCCTAGTACCCGAAGTGATGCTCTCTGGAGAGCGTCTGACCTCTGGCTTTGGCTACTCGCTGGCTGTGGCAGATCTGAATAATGATGG CTGGCCAGACCTGATAGTGGGTGCCCCTTACTTCTTTGAGCGCCAAGAAGAGCTGGGGGGAGCTGTGTATGTGTACATGAACCAGGGTGGTCACTGGACAGGGGTCTCCCCACTCCGGCTCTGTGGTTCCCCTGACTCCATGTTCGGGATCAGCTTGGCTGTCCTGGGGGACCTCAACCAAGATGGCTTCCCAG ATATCGCTGTGGGAGCGCCCTTTGATGGGGATGGGAAGGTCTTTATCTACCATGGGAGCAGCCTGGGGGTGGTCATCAAACCTTCACAG GTGCTGGAGGGCGAGGCTGTGGGCATCAAGAGCTTTGGCTACTCTCTGTCGGGTGGCCTGGATGTGGATGGGAACCATTACCCTGACCTGCTGGTGGGCTCCCTGGCGGACACTGTTGCACTCTTCAG GGCCAGGCCTGTTCTCCACGTCTCCCACGAGGTCTTCATTGCTCCCCGAGCCATCGACTTAGAACAGCCCAACTGTGCTGGTGGCCACTCAGTCTG TGTGGACCTAAGGATCTGTTTCAGCTATATTGCAGTCCCCAGCAGCTACAGCCCTACTGTGG CCCTGGATTATGTATTAGATGGGGACACAGATAGGAGGCTCCGGGGCCAGGTTCCGCGTGTGACCTTCCTGAGCCGTAGCCCAGATGACCCTAAGCACCAGGCCTCAGGCACTGTGTGGCTGAAGTACCAGCATGACCGAGTCTGTGGAGACACCATGTTCCAGCTTCAG GACAATGTCAAAGACAAACTTCGGGCCATTGTGGTGACCTTGTCCTATAGTCTCCAGACCCCTCGGCTCCGGCGACAGGCTCTTGGCCAGGGACTGCCCCCAGTGGCCCCCATCCTCAATGCCCACCAGCCCAGCACCCAGCGGGCAGAG ATCCACTTTCTGAAGCAAGGCTGTGGTGAAGACAAGATTTGTCAGAGCAATCTGCAGCTGGTGCATGCCCGTTTCTGTGCCCGGGTCAGCGACACAGAGTTTCAGCCTCTGCCCAT GGATGTGGATGGAACAACGGCCCTGTTTGCACTGAGTGGGCAGCCAGTCATTGGCCTTGAGCTGATGGTCACCAACCTGCCCTCCAACCCCGCCCAGCCCCAGGCTGATGGGGACGATGCTCATGAAGCCCAGCTCCTGGTCACCCTCCCTGCCTCACTGCACTATTCAGGAGTCCGGGCCCTGGATCCTGTG GAAAAGCCGCTCTGCCTGTCCAATGAGAATGCCTCCCATGTCGAGTGTGAGCTGGGGAACCCTATGAAGAGAGGTGCCCAG GTCACCTTCTACCTCATCCTCAGCACCTCTGGGATCACCATTGAGACCACAGAACTGGAAGTAGAGCTGCTGTTGGCCAC GATCAGTGAGCAGGAGCTGCATCCAGTGTCTGCTCGAGCCCGTGTCTTCATTGAGCTGCCTCTGTCCATCGCAGG GGTGGCTGTACCACAGCAACTCTTCTTCTCCGGTGTGGTGAGGGGTGAGAGTGCTATGCGGTCTGAGCGGGATGTGGGCAGCAAGGTCAAGTATGAGGTCACG GTCTCCAACCAAGGCCAGTCGCTCAACACCCTGGGCTCCGCCTTCCTCAACATCATGTGGCCCCACGAGATTGCCAATGGGAAGTGGCTGTTGTATCCCATGCGAGTGGAGCTGGAGGGCGGTCAGGGGCCTGGGCAGAAAGGGCTCTGTTCCCCCAGGCCCAACATCCTCCGCCTG GATGTGGACAGTAGGGATAGGAGGCGACGAGAGCTGGAGCAGCCGGAGCAGCAGGAGCCTCGTGAGCAGCTGGCACCTACCACGTCCTGGTGGCCAGTGTCCTCTGCTGAGAAGAAGAAAAACGTCACCCTG GACTGCGCCCGGGGTACTGCCAACTGTGTGGTGTTCAGCTGTCCACTCTATAGCTTTGACCGTGCAGCTGTGCTGCACGTCTGGGGCCGCCTGTGGAATAGCACCTTTCTGGAG GAGTACTCAGCTGTGAAGTCCCTGGAAGTGATTGTCCGAGCCAACATCACAGTGAAGTCCTCCATCAAGAACTTGCTGCTCAAAGATGCCTCCACTGTG ATTCCAGTGATGGTATACTTAGACCCCATGGCTGTGGTGGCAGAAGGAGTCCCCTGGTGGGTCATCCTCCTGGCTGTGCTGGCCGGACTGCTGGTGCTAGCGCTGCTGGTGCTGCTCCTGTGGAAG ATGGGATTCTTCAAGCGGGCAAAGCACCCCGAGGCCACAGTGCCCCAGTACCATGCAGTGAAGATCCCCCGTGAAGACCGGCAACAGTTCAAGGAAGAGAAGACAGGGACCATCTTGAGGAACAACTGGGGCAGTCCCCGACGGGAAAGTCCTGACGCACACCCCATCCTGGCTGCGGATGGGCACCCTGAGCTGGGCCCTGAGGTGcaccctgtgccaggcactgcctAG